A genomic window from Bubalus bubalis isolate 160015118507 breed Murrah chromosome 11, NDDB_SH_1, whole genome shotgun sequence includes:
- the LOC102390820 gene encoding olfactory receptor 11H6-like — translation MNVSGVNTVTEFILLSFPCSREVQVLLFVLFSVSYILTLMGNGAIVFAVKLDHRLHTPMYTLLANFSFLEMCYINTTVPNMLRNFLSETKTISFTACFLQFYFFFSVGTTETFLLPLMAFDRYLAICRPLHYPTIMSSRLCMKLVGLCWVTAFLCYPVPIYFITQLPFCGPNTIDHFVCDPGPLLALSCIPAPGIELSCSILSSLIIFITFFFILGSYTLVLRAVLRVPSASGRHKAFSTCGSHLVVVSLFYGTLMVMYLSPTSGNPAGIQKIVTLFYSSLTPLVNPLIYSLRNKDMKAALRKIQKCTKISQSE, via the coding sequence ATGAATGTGTCAGGAGTCAACACGGTGACTGAATTCATACTTCTGAGTTTTCCCTGCTCTAGAGAGGTTCAAGTCCTCCTCTTTGTGCTCTTCTCTGTGTCCTACATCCTGACCCTAATGGGGAATGGGGCCATTGTCTTTGCAGTGAAGCTGGATCAcagactccacactcccatgtACACTCTGTTGGCCAACTTCTCGTTCCTGGAGATGTGTTACATCAACACCACTGTCCCCAATATGTTAAGGAACTTCCTATCTGAGACCAAAACCATCTCTTTCACTGCCTGCTTCCTACAGTTCTACTTCTTCTTCTCTGTGGGCACCACCGAGACCTTCTTACTGCCCCTCATGGCTTTTGATCGATACTTGGCCATCTGCCGACCTCTCCACTATCCTACCATCATGAGCAGCCGTCTCTGCATGAAGTTGGTGGGCCTCTGCTGGGTAACAGCCTTCCTCTGCTATCCAGTCCCTATCTATTTCATCACACAACTCCCCTTTTGTGGCCCCAATACCATTGACCATTTTGTCTGTGACCCTGGTCCCCTTCTGGCCCTGTCCTGCATCCCTGCCCCTGGAATTGAGCTTTCCTGTTCTATATTGAGCTCTCTTATTATCTTTATCaccttctttttcattcttgGGTCTTACACCCTGGTTCTCAGAGCAGTGTTGCGTGTCCCTTCAGCCTCTGGCAGACAtaaggccttctccacctgtggttCCCACTTGGTAGTTGTGTCATTGTTTTATGGAACCCTCATGGTCATGTACCTCAGCCCAACCTCTGGAAATCCAGCTGGGATACAGAAGATTGTAACCTTGTTCTACTCCTCCTTGACTCCACTTGTAAATCCACTGATCTACAGTCTCCGGAACAAGGACATGAAAGCTGCATTGAGAAAAATTCAGAAGTGCACAAAAATTAGTCAAAGTGAGTGA